TCGCCGCCGTTGTTGCCGCGGCCGGCAATGACCGCCACCTTTTTATCGGTCAGCCCGGAAAAGGTCTGAAGCAGCACCCGGGTCGCGCCGCGGCCGGCGTTTTCCATCAGCAGCCGGCCGGGGAGACCGAATGTTTCAATGGTTCGGCGATCCATCTCCTGCATTTCACCGGCGGTGACGAGATACATGGCATAGCCTCCTGTTAAAGTTTGAAATTAAAAATGTCATTATCGAACCGGTTGTAATCCTGGTAGCGTAATATTTCGTAGAGACGTTTGCGGTGCTGCATTTTCGGAAGCAGCTCTTCCTGGGTCCCCTTTGCAAGGATCTCCGCCAGACCCTCTTCAGCCGCCTTCATGGCCAGCCGCAGCGTCGTAACCGGATAGATGACAATGTTGTAGCCCAGCGCCTGCAGGGTTTTATAGCTTAACAGCTTTGTTTTGCCGAATTCCGTCATGTTGGCCAGCAGCGGAACCGGCATGGCGCTGCGGAATTTCTGGAACTCAGCTTCATCCTGCAGGGCTTCCGGAAAAATCATGTCCGCGCCGGCATTCACATAGGCTTTGGCCCGGGCAATGGCTTGGGGCAGCCCTTCCGTGGCACGGGCATCGGTCCGGGCGATCAATACAAAATTGGGGTCGCGCCTGGCGGCTGCGGCGGCCTTGATTTTTTTTATCATGGCGTCGGGGTCCACCAGAACTTTGTTGTCCAGGTGTCCGCAGCGCTTGGGATGGACCTGGTCTTCCAGGTGGCAGCCGCACAGCCCCAGTTCTTCCATTTCCTGGATGGTGCGGGCAACATTCATGGGCTCGCCGAAACCGGTATCGATATCGATGATCGCAGGCAGGTCCG
This is a stretch of genomic DNA from Desulfobacterales bacterium. It encodes these proteins:
- the prpB gene encoding methylisocitrate lyase: MLYAKKPIQQKRFEFRAALQQNKLLRFPGAFSPLVAMLIEQMGFDGIYISGGVLSNDLGLPDIGLTTLSEVSQRGRAIARVSDLPAIIDIDTGFGEPMNVARTIQEMEELGLCGCHLEDQVHPKRCGHLDNKVLVDPDAMIKKIKAAAAARRDPNFVLIARTDARATEGLPQAIARAKAYVNAGADMIFPEALQDEAEFQKFRSAMPVPLLANMTEFGKTKLLSYKTLQALGYNIVIYPVTTLRLAMKAAEEGLAEILAKGTQEELLPKMQHRKRLYEILRYQDYNRFDNDIFNFKL